CCCCCACGAACGGGTGGATTTAACCCCTTTAGTGGTGTTTTGCCGATGAGGTGCGCCGGATGCCCGGTCGGGCGCATCGCGATGTGATGAGAACATGCGCCACAACTCCTTACTCCATCTCGAGGTTGACCGGGCGATCGGGTGGGCTCGAAGTCTTCACGTGCGCTCGTCCGGTTTTTGCCATTTGTCACACTATTTGCGAAAAGGTGCATCGTACGAGAAAGACGCTAGGGCACGCAGGGGGGCCGCAGGCGAAACGACGATCACCGAAACAGATATATGATCAAGAAAAGCCACAGCTCATGCGCTATTGGCCCGCACTTTACTCAGGAATACTCCCGATCAATAGTTACTCGGAAGCGTCAAAAACGTCCCGAACCGCAAGTATGCGGCGACACGCCGAGACCAGCGCCGAATCGGCCTTCCGCGATGGAACGGCTCCTACAGTCAGGTGATATCTCATCTCGAAGTGACGGGGGTCCAGATATGGGAGAGAAACTGGTGGTCGTCGGCCAGGGCTATGTCGGCCTGCCGCTGGCGATGCGCGCGGTCGAGGCCGGCTTCGACGTCGTGGGGATCGACGTCGACGAGTGGCGCGTCAAGCGGCTGAACGCCGGCGAGTCGTTCGTCGAGGACATCGGCGACGAGCAGGTGTCCGCGGCCCTGCGCTGCGGGCGCTACCTCGCGAGCACCGACTACGCCGACGCCGCCGGCTTCGACGTGTGCGTCATCACCGTGCCGACCCCGCTGTGCGAGGGCGCCCCCGACCTCCGCCACATCGCCTCGGCCGGCCAGTGCCTCGCGCCGCTGCTGCGGCCCGGCGCCACGGTGATCCTGGAGTCCACCACCTATCCCGGCACCACCGAGGAGTACCTCCTGCCGATCCTGGAGGAGGGGTCCGGGTTGCGCGCGCCGGAGGACTTCCTGCTGGGCTACAGCCCCGAGCGGATCGACCCGGGCAACCCCGTGTGGCGGCTGGAGAACACGCCGAAGGTGGTCTCGGGCATCGACGAGGTCTCGCTACGACGGATCCGCGACTTCTACGAGCGGGTCGTCGACCAGGTCGTGCCGGTCTCCTCGCTGCAGGTGGCGGAGCTGTGCAAGCTGCTGGAGAACACCTTCAGGCACGTCAACATCGCCCTGGTCAACGAGCTGTCGATGTTCGCCGGGCAACTCGGGATCGACGTGTGGGAGGCCATCGACGCGGCCTCGACCAAGCCGTTCGGGTTCATGCGGTTCACGCCGGGGCCCGGGGTCGGCGGGCACTGCCTGCCGATCGACCCCTCCTACCTGTCGTGGAAGGTCAAGCGGAGCCTGGGGCACAACTTCCGGTTCGTGGAGCTGGCCAACGACATCAACGACCACATGCCCGACCACGTCGTCCACCGGCTGGTCCTCGCGCTCAACCGGCGCGGCAAGCCGGTCAACGGCAGCCGGGTGGTCACCCTGGGCCTGGCGTACAAGAAGAACGCCGGCGACTGCCGCGAGTCGCCCGCCATCGAGGTGGTGAAGTCGCTGCACAAGCTCGGCGCGCGGGTGCGGGCGGCCGACCCGCACGTGCAGGACTACCCGCTGCCGGCGGGTGTCGAGATCATCGAGGTGACGCGCCGGGAGCTGGCCGAGGCGGACGCGGTGGTGGTGCTCACCGACCACGACCGCTTCGACTTCCGGCTCGTCGAGGAGGCCAGCCCGTACGTCTTCGACACGCGCAACCGCTGCCGGGGGCCGAACGTCGAGCTGATCTGACCGTGCGCACGCGGCGGGCTCTTCGGGGGCGTCCCCGAAGAGCCCGCCGCGTGTCGAGCCGTGTGCTCGGTGGTGTGCTCAGCCGAGCGCGGTCGCGATGGCGGCGAGGCCGTGGTCCACATCGTCGTCGGGGATGTTGAGCGCCGGGCGCAGCCGGACCGAGCGGGGGCCGCAGGCCAGCGCGAGCACGCCCTGCTCCTCCCGCAGCCGGGCGACGAAGGCGTCGCGGGCGGCCCGGTCGGGCAGGTCGAAGGCGCACATCAGGCCGCGCCCGCGCACGCTCGACACGACGTCCGGCCGTTCGGCCTGCAGCTTGGTCAGCCGCTCGACCAGGTGCTCGCCCAGCACGGCGGCGCGCCGGATCAGGCCGTCGCGCTCGACGATCTCCAGGAGGGCGCGCGAGCGGACCATGTCCACCAGCCCCCCGCCCCAGGTGGAGTTGATCCGGCCGCTGACCTGGAAGACGTTGTCGGGCACCAGGTCCACCCGGCGGCCCGCCATGATGCCGCCGACCTGCACCTTCTTGGCGAACGCCACGATGTCGGGCGCCAGGCCCAGCTGCTGGTAGGCCCACGGGGTGCCGGTCGTGCCGCCGCCCGTCTGCACCTCGTCCAGCACGAACAGCGCGTCGTGCTCGTGGCAGAGGCGCTGCATGGCCTGCAGGAACTCCGGGCGCATGTGGTTGTCGCCGCCCTCGCCCTGGATGGGCTCGGCGATGAAGCAGGCGATGTCGTGCGGGTGCCGCTCGAACGCCTCCCGTGCCTGCGCCAGCGCGCGGGCCTCGGCGGCGGCCACGTCGCCGAGGTGCACGGCGGGCACGTCGACGCGCGGCCAGTCGAACTTGGGGAAGCGGTCGGTCTTGCCGGGCTCGGTGTTGGTCAGGCTGAGCGTGTAGCCGCTGCGGCCGTGGAAGGCCCGGGTCAGGTGCATGACGCGGGTGCCGAGGTCGGGGGATCTGCCGGCCGCCTCGTTGCGGCGGCTCTTCCAGTCGAACGCCGTCTTCAGGGCGTTCTCCACGGCCAGGGCGCCGCCCTCCACGAAGAACAGGTGGGGCAGGTCGGGGTCGCCGAGCACGCGGGTGAAGGTCTCGACGAAGTCGGCGAGGTGCTCGGTGTACATGTCGGGGTTGGCGGGCTTGTTGCGCGCGATCCGGCCGAGCAGCTCGGCGGTCTGCGGGGAGAAGGGCGGGTTCACGCCGAGGGGCGCGGAGGCGAAGAACGTGTAGAAGTCGAGGTAGCGGCGGCCGTCACGGGCGTCGACGAGCCAGGAACCCTGGCTGCGCTCCAGGTCGAGCACGAGCCGGTAGCCGTCGACGAGCAGATGCCGGGCAAGGCGGGCGTGTACGTCCATGTGTCCTCCACGTTGAGCAGACACGGCATACGTTCCCCACTTTAACCGGGTTTCATCCGGAAAATTTCCGGAATCTAGTGCTGCGGCGCAAGCTTCTTCACCTTGAACGACAGGACGACCATCGCCACGCCGTACAGGACGGCGAAGACGCCGACCAGCCAGACGAGCGTGAGCAGCCCTGCGCCCGGCCAGATCAGCAGCAGGATGCCGAAGATGACCGACAGCGCGCCGGCCACGATGAGCACCCACTCGTTCTCGATGACCTTGCGCATCTGGATGCCGGCCACGATCTCCGAGACGCCGGAGAAGATGGCCCAGAACGCCACCACGTAGAGCAGGGCCAGCGACGTGATGCCCGGCCAGACGAACGCGATGATGCCCGCCAGGATGCTGACGATGCCGGAGATGATCAGCCAGGCCCGTGACTTGGCGTCGTGCCGGAAGCCGGAGAACAGCGTGAAGAAGCCGTTCACCAGGGCGTACGCGCCGAAGAAGATCACCAGGACGAGGAGCGTGATCGCCGGCCAGATGAGCGCGAGGATGCCGAAGATGATCGCGGCGATTCCGCGGATCAGGACCATCCACCAGACTCGTGCGAGTTGTTCCATGTTGGTCTCTTTTCCAGATAGATCCCGGAAGCAGACCACCCACGGGTCAAAAGTCCGTGACGCCCCATGGCGGTCCCGCCACGGGCGTCACGGATCTTCAGGCGGCTTCAGGCGGCTTCAGGCGGTGGAGTAGACCACGATCGAGACCGCCACGTACTGCACGAGGTAGGCGGCGAGGGTGAACGCGTGGAACACCTCGTGGAAGCCGAACCAGCGGGGCGAGGGATCGGGGCGGCGCAGGCCGTAGACCACGGCGCCGGCGCTGTAGAAGACGCCGCCGACGGCGACCAGCACGACGGCCGCCACGCCCGCGCCCTCCAGGAGCTGCGGCATGACGAAGACGGCCGTCCAGCCGAGGGCGAGGTAGAGGACCGTGTAGAGCCAGCGCGGCGCGTGCATCCAGCACACCCGGAACACGACGCCGGCCAGGGCGCCGCCCCAGGTGACGGCCAGCACGGCGACACGTGCGGCGCCGTCCAGCGCCAGCAGCGCGAACGGGGTGTAGGTGCCCGCGATGATCAGGTAGATGTTGGCGTGGTCCAGGCGGCGCAGCGCCTCGGCCAGCCGGGGGCCGAGGCTGCCGCGGTGGTAGGTGGCCGAGATGCCGAAGAGCAGCGCCGAGGTGACGGCGTAGATCGCCGAGGCGATGCGGGCCTGGAGGGTGGGGCCGAGCGCCACGAGCACGAACCCGGCGATGAGCGTCACGGGCAGCGCTCCGGTGTGCAACCAGCCACGCAGGAGGGGCTTCGCGGTGATGGTCGTCATAAAACCTACGGTACCGTAGGTTGCGAGATTCACTACCCGTGGCGGACTACTGAACGCGGACCACCAGAGGGTGCGAACCTCGAAACCCTGTGGTGGGCCACTGGAAGCCCCCCAGAGGTTGCGAACCTCCTGCCCGTGGCGGACCGCCGGACGCGGCCCCCAGAGGTCAGAGGCCGTTGACGAAGCGGGCGGTGATCGGCAGGGCGGCCGAGCGCCCCGAGCCGCCGTGCCGCACGAAGACGCAGAAGGCCAGGTCATCGCGGTATCCGATGAACCATCCGTGGTCCGGCCCGCCCTCGACCTCGGCCGTGCCGGTCTTGCCGGAGACGCCTTCCGGCAGGCCCGCCCGGCTCGCGGTCCCGTGGTCCACGACCGCCGTCATCATGTCGCGCAGCGCGGCGACGACCCCGGCGTCGAGCGTCACCGGCGGCGGCGCCGAGCCCTCGACGCGGCGCACCACCTCGGCCGGCAGCAGCCGCGGCGGGCGCCAGGTGCCGTCCCGGACGGCCGCGGCGACGGCGGCCATGCACAGCGGGCTGGCCACGACCGTGCCCTGGCCGATGGCGTTCGCGCCGAACCAGTCGAGGTCCACGGGGTCCTCCAGCGCTCCGCACCGGCCGCCCACGCCGGTCGGCAACGTCCGGTGGAAGCCCCACTCCTCGGCCGTCTCGCGCAGGTCCTCCTCCTCCAGCCGGGTGACGGCCTCCTGCACGAACGTGGTGTTGCAGGAGTGGGCGAAGGCATCGGCGAAGGACAGGGTGCCGTGGTCGAGCCGGCCCGCGTTGGCGAAGGAGCGGTGGAACGGGATCGTGTACGCGGCCGGGCAGCTCACCTCGGCCGCCGGGTCGAGCCCGGCCGTCAGCAGCGCCGCCGCCGTGATGGTCTTGAACGTGGAGCCCGGCGGGAACAGGTCGTGGAAGGCGCTGCGCGAGTCGCGTAATCGGTCGGCCACCGCCAGCACCTCGCCGGTGCTGGGCCGTAACGCGACGATGGCGGCGTCCTCCACGCCGTCCAGCGCCCGCGCGGCGGCCGCCTGCACCGGCCGCGACAGGGTGGTGCGCTGGGTGCCGGGCTCGGGCGCCCTGGTCATCAGCCGCTGCTCGGCCCGTCCCGGCACCGCGGCGACCAGCGCCAGGCCCTCCTCGGCCGGGTCGAACTCCGGCCGGAGCCGGTCGAGGTAGGCCTCGGCGTAGCTGTTGCGCGGGATCGGGTCGCCCTCGCTGGTGACCAGCTCGACGGGCGGCCCGTCGAACGCGGCCAGGTCCAGGGTGCCGCCGTCCTTCAGCAGCGGGTGCAGCGTCTCCGGCGTCCACACCACCTTCCACTCCCGCTCCCGCACGGCGAGGCGCAGCGTCGCGGTGAACGGCCACGGCCCGAAGTCGCGCAGCCTCCGGGTGCCGGTGAACGTCACCTCCGCCGTCTCCTCCCCCGTGCTCCGGACCGGACCTGGCCGCAGCTCGATGGCCTCCACGTGCAGTTCTTCGCTGAACGTCAGATGGCGGCTGACGAAGTCGGCCGGCGGCCGGTCCACCAGGCCGGCCATCTCCCGCACGTCCGCCTCCCGCCAGGCGCGGAAGTAGGCGGCCGACACCTGCTCGGCGCTGCCCCGTACGCGGTGGGCGGCCAGCACCGCGAAGCCGAACGCTGCGATGATCGCTGTCACCGCGATGACCAACGCGATCAGCCTTCGTCGTCGCATACGGTTCTCCCTGGGAGGGAACAGCGTGGCACGAGCACAGCGGGAGCCGATGCCCGGCCTGTACCCGGTGACGTTCGGCGAGATCGAGCTTCTCCGGGATCTGGACCGGCAGGACGGCTGGGTGCTGTCCAAAGATGGCGTACCCCAGTCGTACGTCGATCTACAAGACCCCACCTACCTGGACTTCGAGTACGTCCGGTTGATGGCGGACGTGATCGACCTCATCCCGGACGGGCCGTTGAGCTGCGTCCACGTCGGCGGCGGGGCGTGCACGATCCCCCGCTACGTGTCGACGACGCGGCCGGGGTCGCGGCACATCGTCATCGAGCCCGACGGACTGCTGGTCAACCTGATCCGCGAGCAGCTCGACCTGCGTTCGGTGCCGCGGCTGAAGGTCATGGTGCTCGACGGCCGCGAGGGCGTCGCCCGGGTGTGGGACTCCTCGGCCGACCTGGTCGTGCTCGACGCGTTCGCCGGGGCCACCATGCCGGTCGAGCTGGCCACGGCCGAGTACATGGGCGACCTGGCGCGGGTGCTGCGCCCGGCGGGGACGCTGCTGGTCAACCTGGCCGACGGCAAGGGGCTCGCGTTCGCCCGTCGGCTGGTGGCCACGGTCCGTGAGACGTTCGGCGACGTGGCGCTGCTGGCCGAGCCGGGCGTGCTGCGGGGACGCCGGTTCGGCAACCTCATCGTGGCGGCCACCCGCTCGGGGCTGCCGGTGGACCTCCTCACGCGGCGGGCCGCCGGTGGGCTCACCCAGGCGCGCTGCCTGCACGGCGACGAGCTGACGAGGTTCGTCGCGGGCGCCTCGCCGATCAGGGACGGCGAGCCGGTCTCGGCCCCCGTGCCGCCGCCCGCGGTCTTCGGCTGACCCTCACCGGCCCGGCCTCCCGGTGCCGGGTGGCCGGCGCGCCGTCAGAAGTCGCCCATGCTGTAGCGGGCCACCGAGCCCAGGAGGTAGGTCTCCAGCCGCTCGCCGGCGATCCCGTTCTCGGCGGCGACCGCCGTGATCAGCATCCCCATCCAGTCCACGTGCCTGGCGCCCATCTCGGGGAACGTCTCCGGCAGGGGCACGCCCCTGATCCCGCACAGGGTGTAGACGGCCATCACGGAGGTGTCGACTCCGCGCAGGTCGCGGTGCCGGCTCTGCAGCGAGGTGAAGTAGCCGGCCACCTCCTCCACGCTCTCCCGGCCGCTGAACGGGGCTTCCATGACGTTGAGGAAGAAGGCGTTCAGCACCCCAAGGTAGACGGGCAGGGTCGCCTCCTCCAGCTCGGCGCGGGTGGGCTGCCTGCCCTCGACGAACAGCGCCCGCAGCGCCCGGTGCGCCGCCTGGGCGGTCGGGTCGATGGACCCCATGCCCCCTCCGATCCCCTGGAAGTCCCGTGGTCGGTGACATCCTGACAGACGGCGTCATCCGTTCGACGGGAATCGGGGAGGACGTCCCGACGGTGCCGGCCGGTGCTAGCCGCCGGTCCGCGCCTCGCCTTCGCCTTCGAGGAAGGCGTCATGGGCGAGGTCCAGGAAGAGGGCGGCAGACCAGCCGAAGCCGCTCGTCGCCCGGCCCGCGCGGCGGCCGGTCAGCGGGTTCCAGTACTCGTACAGGCCGCCGCCGTCGCGGACCATGGCGAGCGTGCGCTCGCGCAGCTCGCGCGCGGTCTCCCGGTGGCCGGACCGGCGCAGGCCCTCGATCAGCAGGTAGTTGACGTTCAGCCAGACCGGACCCCGCCACATGGCGTCGGGGTCGAACCTCGGGTCGTCGAACGCGACGGTGGGCACCGGGCGCTCCGCCCAGAAGCTCGGCGAGCGCAGGTCCGCGACCAGCCGGTCGGCGATCCCCGCCGGCAGCCGCCCGGTCAGCAGCGGCAGCAGCTCCAGCGGGGTGCGCACGTCCGCCTCCCGGCCGCCGACCAGGGTGACGAACCGGGTGCCGGTCCACCGGCGCGTCACCATGAGGTCCACCAGGGCGCCCGCTCTGGCCCGCCAGCCGGCGGGGTCCCGGCCGAGCGCGGCGGCGATGTCGCCCAGCCGGTCGTACTGCAGGGCGAGGTAGGCGTTGAGGTCGGGCGGCTCGGCGCGGGGCCCGGCGTCCCAGATCGGGCTGTCGTCCAGCCCCGAGGAGTACGGGTGCAGGTACTCGGCCAGGCCGTCGCCGTCGGGGTCGGACCGGGCGAACCACCACTCCTGCGATCGGACCAGCGGCTCGTACACCTCGGCCAGGAAGTCCGGGTCGGGGTCCACCTCGTGGATCTTCCAGACGGCCCAGGCGGTGAGCGGCGGCTTGGTGACCGGGACGGCCTCGCGGACCGGCTCCCCGCCCACGTGCTGGGCCAGCCGGGCCAGGTCGGAGCGGGGCAGGTCGGTGGTCTCGGCGAGGACCCCGTGGTCGTGCACCACGTCGGGGATCAGGCCGTCGGGACGCTGGTGGTCGAGGAGGATGCGGATCTGCTCCCTGGCCAGGGCCGGGTCGGCGTGCCGGAGGGCGATCGCGTGGAAGTAGGAGTCCCAGTTCCACAGGCCGACGTAGCCGTACTTGGACGGGATCAGCGCCTGCCTGCCCTGGATGGTGACCAGGTTGACGGCCAGCGTCCACCACGCTTGCTCGGCACGTTCCCGCAGCTCGGCGGGCACGGCGGGCATCCGGGCGAACCAGTCGCGCCAGCGCGCCCCGGCCGCCGCCAGCAGCGCCGGACCATCGGCCGGCGGTGCCGGCGGCGGTCCCACCAGGACGAGGCTGCCGTCGATGTCGGCCTGGCCGCCGTCCCACACGGCCCGCGCGGCCGTGCCGACGAGGACGATCGTGTCCGGACCGGCGAAGACCAGGGACACCCCGCCCGCCGACCCTGCGGCCTCCGGGGAGGCCCCCCCGATCACCGGCCCGTCCCCCGGCCCGGCGGCCTCGCCGCTCGTAGGACCGGCCGCGAAGTCGATCCGGTCCGGCAGGGCGTGCCGGACCGGGAGCTCCCGGTCGCCGGCGAGGACGCGCAGGCCCGTCAGGACGGTCGTGTCGCGCAGCGGGGTCTCGTAGCGGGCGGCCGCGATCCGGAGGGAGCCGTCGTCCGCCGCCATCACCAGCAGCCGGGAGCCCCGGTCGGTGAACGGTCGTTCGCGCAGGTCCAGCATCATCGCCCACCCAGTCCGGAGGCCGCCATCGAGTTGATGATCCGCCGCTGGCCGATCAGGAAGGCGATCAGCGTGGGCACCACCGCGATCGCGGAGGCGGCCAGGATGAGCCCGTAGTCGACCGCCGAGCGCTGCCCGGAGAACTGGCTGAGCAGCAGCGGCACGGTGTGCAGCTCCGGCGAGTTGAGGAAGATCAGCGGAAAGAGGAAGGAGTTCCAGGAGGCCAGGAAGGCGATGATGCCGAGCGCGCCCAGGCCGGGACGGATGTTCGGCAGCACGATGCTCCAGAAGCACCGCCAGCGGCCGGCGCCGTCCATCCTGGCCGCCTCCTCCAGCTCGACCGGCACCGCCCTGATGAACTGGCGCAACAGGAACACCGCGAACGGGTTGGCCACCGCCGGCAGGATCAGCGACAGGTGCGAGTCGATCCAGCCGAACTCGGCCAGCATCAGGTAGAGCGGCACGATCGTGACCTGCGCCGGCACCATCTGCGTGGCCAGGAACACCACGAACAGCACCCCCGAGCCCCTGAACCTGATCCGGGCGAAGGCGTAGGCGGCCATGGCCGAGGTGAGCAGGGTGAGCGCGACGTTCAGGGCGGCGATGTAGAAGCTGTTCCAGTACGCGGTACCGAACGGCACCGCCGCGAGGGCGTCGGGATAGTTCTCCCAGCGCCACGGGTCGGGCAGCCAGTCGAGCGGATTGTTCAGCATCTGCCGCACGCCCTTGAAGGACGTCAGCAGCATCCAGGCGAACGGGAACAGCATCGCCAGCCCGCCGAGGGTGAGCGCGGCGTGCAGGGCCACCTGCCGGGGTCGCATCGGGGCTCCCCTCACGAGTCGTAGTGGACGAGGCGCTTCTGCGCGGCGAACTGGACGAGCGTCACGAGCAGCGTCAGGACCAGCAGGATCAGCGCGGCGGCGCTGCTCATGCCGAACTGGAAGTCCCGGAACCCCAGCTCGTAGACCTGGTAGACGATCGTGCGCGCCCCCTCGTTGTGCTCCGGATTCACCAGCACGTAGATCTGGTCGAACGCCTGGAACGAGCTGATCACCGCGACCACCGTGGAGAAGAAGATCGTGGGCGACAGCATCGGCAGCGTGACCGAGCGGAAGATCCGCAGACCGCTCGCCCCGTCCACCCGGGCGGCCTCCACGATCTGCGGCGGGATCGTCTGCAGCCCGGCCAGGAAGATCACCACGTTGAGGCCGAGCGACGACCAGATCGTCACGACGGCGATGGCCACGATCACCCAGCCCGGGTCGCCGAGCCAGTCGGGCGCGGTGAGGCCGAACCAGCGCTCCAGCGAGGTGTTGAGCACGCCGTACTCGTCACCGGCCAGGATGACCTGCCACATCAGCGCGACCGCGACCGAGCTGGTCACCACGGGCATGAAGTACAGCACCCGGTAGAACCCGCTGCCCCTGACGCTGTTGAGCGCGATCGCGACGAGCAGCGCGAGAGCGAGCCCGAACGGCACGGTGAGCAGCGCGAGCTTGACCGTGTTCCACACCGCCTGCCCGAAGTCGGGATCGGAGAGCTGGGCGGCGAAGTTGTCCAGGCCGGCCCACTCCTTGGCGCCGAGCCCGTCCCACCGCATGAACGCGAGCACGACGGCGAACCCGAGCGGGATGATCAGGAACACGGCCAGCGCGGCGAGCTGGGGAGTGAGGAAGAACACGGCCCACCAGCCGTCGTGGGTGCGCACCCCCCCGGCCGGGCGGGTGACGCGCGGCCGGAGGCGGGGGCGGGTGAGGACGGCCACGGCTAGCCCATCTTGCTCTCGACGAGCCGGGCCAGCTCGGTCATGCCCTGGTCGAAGTCCACCTTGCCGGTCCACACCGTCATCAGGTGCTCGTTGATGGCGGCGGTCAGGCCGGGCACGGCGACCTCCTCGGGGTAGTTCGCGAAGCCGGTGTCGCGCACGTCGAGGAAGGTCTGGGCGTGGGCGGGGTAGCCGTCCTCCAGGACGACCTGCTCGGCGCCCTTGACGGACGGCACGGCGCCGCCGCCCTTGAGCCGCAGGAGCTGCCCGTCCTTGCCGACGAACTCGGTGAGGAAGGTGAACGCCTCCTTGGGCAGCTTCGTCTCCTTGTTGATCGCCAGGTAGGAGGCGGCGACGGCGCCGGGCATCGGTTCGCCGGTCGGCGAGGGGAACGGCACGATGTCGTAGTCGTCCAGTTCGCCGCCCTTGCGCAGGGAGTCGATCATCCACCGGCCGCCGGCGTAGAAGCCGGCCTTGTGCTTGAGGAACTGGGTGCTCGGCCCGTTGCTGTCGGGCAGGATGTCGGCGCTGAGGAAGGTCTTGTCCTGGTAGCCCTTGGCGAGGGTGCGCAGCGCCTCCAGGGCCTTGGGGTCGGTGGTGGCGACGAACTTCCCGCCGTCCCACACCTTCCCGCCGAAGCCGTTGATCATGGAGTAGGTGGAGCCGTACCAGTTCCAGAAGATCGAGCCGGCCTTGCCCGCCGCCTTGAGCTTGGCGTTCATGTCCAGATATTTCGCCATCGTCCACTGTTCGGCCTCGTGGAGGGCGGCCGGGTCCTCGGTGATCCCGGCGTCCTTCAGGGCCTTCTTGTCGAACCAGAGGACCTCGGGGTTGGTGTCGTTGGGGACGCCGTAGATCCGGCCGTCCCGCTTGGCGCCGCCGTACACGCCGTCGAAGAAGTCCTCCGGCCGGCTCTTCGAGTCGGGCCCCGCCAGCTTGTCGTCGAGCGGGGTGAGCACGCCGGCGGAGACGAACTTGCCGATGTTGTCGTCGCCCACGAAGAACACGTCGGGCGCCGTCTTGCTGGTGAGCTGGGTGAGCAGCTTGGGGTGGTATTCCTCGTACTTCGCGACGGACTCCAGCTTGAGCCGGATGCCGGGGTGCCGCTTGTGGAAGTCCTCGGTGAACTTCTCGTACAGCTTCAGGTCCTCGGCCGAGCCCCAGGTGGACCAGCGGACGGTGACCTGGCCGCCGCTCGTCCCGGGAACGTTCCCGCCACCGCCGCCGCTGCAGGCGGTGGTGGCGACGGCGAGGACGCCGAGGATGGCAAGCACACGCTTCATGGTGGTTCCTTTGGTTCTTTCGGGGGGGTGGTGCGGGCGACGGTCAGGCGAGCCCGCCGCCGTCGACGACGAGAGCGGAGCCGGTGACGTAGCTCGCGGCGTCACCGGCCAGGAAGAGGACGGCCTGGGCGATCTCGTCCGGGGTCCCGGCCCGGCCCATCGGCCGGTCGGCGGCGTCGTCGGCGAAGGCGGCCCAGTCCTCGCCGAGCTGGCGGGCCTCGTCACGCAGCATGGGCGTGTCGGTGTCGCCGGGGTTGACGGAGTTGACCCGGATGCCGGCCCGGGCGTGGTCGATGGCCAGCGCCCGGGTCATGTTGACCACGGCGGCCTTGGAGGCGCAGTAGGAGATCGCGTTCCCGCCGCCCTTGAGTCCCCAGCCGGACCCGGTGTTGACGATGGAGCCGCCCTCGGTCATGGCGGGGACGGCGTACTTGCACATGAGGAAGACGGAGCGGACGTTGACCGCCATCACGCGGTCCCACTCCTCGACGTCGAGGTCGAGCGCGGTGGTGCGGCGGATGATCCCGGCGTTGTTGAACAGCACGTGCAGCCCGCCGAAGGTGTCCACCGCGGTCGCGACGATCCGCCTGCAGTCCTCGGGCCGCGACACGTCCGCCCGCACCGCCACGGCGCTCCCCTCCGGGACGGCCTGCGCGGCCGTCGCCTCGGCGCCCGCGCCGTCGATGTCGGCCACGACCACCCGGGCGCCCTCCCGGGCGAACAGCAGGGCGGTGGCCCGGCCGATGCCCGAGGCGCCACCTGTGACGATCGCGACCTTGCCTGCGAGCGTGTTCATCAGTCGTACTCCTCACTTGCCGCGCGGACGCGGTAGATCGTGCTCTCGCGGTGTCCGGTGATCACCTGGACGTGTCCGCCGAGCTTCCTGTCGAGGTCCTCGTCGCCGGTGTCGGCGAGCAGCGGCCGCCCGCCCAGCGCGGCGAGCTTGTGCGGGGTGGCCAGCACGAGCATCCCGGTCACCGCGTCCAGCACGCGGGGGGACACCTGCTGGTTGCCGCGGCCGAGCACGAACCCCTGCCCGCCGATGACCGACAGTACGACCACCGCCTCCCTGCCCGTGACCAGGTCGAACAGCTCCGCTTCGGAGACGTCCGCGGCCACCAGCCGGTGGGGGTCGCCGATCTCGGCCACGTCCACGCCGAGCAGCGTGGTGGCGAGCCCGAGCGCGCGGCCGACCGCCTGCGTGGTGGCGCCCGGCCCGAGGACGTAGCGGACACCGGGCCGCATCCGGGCCACGACCTCCCGCGCGATCCCGTCGACGGTCCCCGGCGCCGTGCCGGACGAGCCGGCCTTGCGCCCCGAGAGGGCGACCGGGGCCGCGGGGACGCGCAGGCTTCCGTACAGCCGGGGGCTCAC
This Nonomuraea muscovyensis DNA region includes the following protein-coding sequences:
- a CDS encoding amylo-alpha-1,6-glucosidase is translated as MMLDLRERPFTDRGSRLLVMAADDGSLRIAAARYETPLRDTTVLTGLRVLAGDRELPVRHALPDRIDFAAGPTSGEAAGPGDGPVIGGASPEAAGSAGGVSLVFAGPDTIVLVGTAARAVWDGGQADIDGSLVLVGPPPAPPADGPALLAAAGARWRDWFARMPAVPAELRERAEQAWWTLAVNLVTIQGRQALIPSKYGYVGLWNWDSYFHAIALRHADPALAREQIRILLDHQRPDGLIPDVVHDHGVLAETTDLPRSDLARLAQHVGGEPVREAVPVTKPPLTAWAVWKIHEVDPDPDFLAEVYEPLVRSQEWWFARSDPDGDGLAEYLHPYSSGLDDSPIWDAGPRAEPPDLNAYLALQYDRLGDIAAALGRDPAGWRARAGALVDLMVTRRWTGTRFVTLVGGREADVRTPLELLPLLTGRLPAGIADRLVADLRSPSFWAERPVPTVAFDDPRFDPDAMWRGPVWLNVNYLLIEGLRRSGHRETARELRERTLAMVRDGGGLYEYWNPLTGRRAGRATSGFGWSAALFLDLAHDAFLEGEGEARTGG
- a CDS encoding carbohydrate ABC transporter permease, which produces MRPRQVALHAALTLGGLAMLFPFAWMLLTSFKGVRQMLNNPLDWLPDPWRWENYPDALAAVPFGTAYWNSFYIAALNVALTLLTSAMAAYAFARIRFRGSGVLFVVFLATQMVPAQVTIVPLYLMLAEFGWIDSHLSLILPAVANPFAVFLLRQFIRAVPVELEEAARMDGAGRWRCFWSIVLPNIRPGLGALGIIAFLASWNSFLFPLIFLNSPELHTVPLLLSQFSGQRSAVDYGLILAASAIAVVPTLIAFLIGQRRIINSMAASGLGGR
- a CDS encoding ABC transporter substrate-binding protein — protein: MKRVLAILGVLAVATTACSGGGGGNVPGTSGGQVTVRWSTWGSAEDLKLYEKFTEDFHKRHPGIRLKLESVAKYEEYHPKLLTQLTSKTAPDVFFVGDDNIGKFVSAGVLTPLDDKLAGPDSKSRPEDFFDGVYGGAKRDGRIYGVPNDTNPEVLWFDKKALKDAGITEDPAALHEAEQWTMAKYLDMNAKLKAAGKAGSIFWNWYGSTYSMINGFGGKVWDGGKFVATTDPKALEALRTLAKGYQDKTFLSADILPDSNGPSTQFLKHKAGFYAGGRWMIDSLRKGGELDDYDIVPFPSPTGEPMPGAVAASYLAINKETKLPKEAFTFLTEFVGKDGQLLRLKGGGAVPSVKGAEQVVLEDGYPAHAQTFLDVRDTGFANYPEEVAVPGLTAAINEHLMTVWTGKVDFDQGMTELARLVESKMG
- a CDS encoding carbohydrate ABC transporter permease translates to MAVLTRPRLRPRVTRPAGGVRTHDGWWAVFFLTPQLAALAVFLIIPLGFAVVLAFMRWDGLGAKEWAGLDNFAAQLSDPDFGQAVWNTVKLALLTVPFGLALALLVAIALNSVRGSGFYRVLYFMPVVTSSVAVALMWQVILAGDEYGVLNTSLERWFGLTAPDWLGDPGWVIVAIAVVTIWSSLGLNVVIFLAGLQTIPPQIVEAARVDGASGLRIFRSVTLPMLSPTIFFSTVVAVISSFQAFDQIYVLVNPEHNEGARTIVYQVYELGFRDFQFGMSSAAALILLVLTLLVTLVQFAAQKRLVHYDS
- a CDS encoding SDR family NAD(P)-dependent oxidoreductase, whose protein sequence is MNTLAGKVAIVTGGASGIGRATALLFAREGARVVVADIDGAGAEATAAQAVPEGSAVAVRADVSRPEDCRRIVATAVDTFGGLHVLFNNAGIIRRTTALDLDVEEWDRVMAVNVRSVFLMCKYAVPAMTEGGSIVNTGSGWGLKGGGNAISYCASKAAVVNMTRALAIDHARAGIRVNSVNPGDTDTPMLRDEARQLGEDWAAFADDAADRPMGRAGTPDEIAQAVLFLAGDAASYVTGSALVVDGGGLA